From Actinomycetota bacterium, one genomic window encodes:
- a CDS encoding histidine triad nucleotide-binding protein: protein MSLVDTKEVFVFVDNCVFCMIAAGEMGAQKVLEDDEIIAFDDIAPQAPVHTLIIPKAHYGHIGDNVPVATMAALFAAIPKIAEMKGVASSGYRVIVNNGRDANQTVGHLHVHVLGGRGMSHGMVNFVE, encoded by the coding sequence ATGAGTCTGGTCGACACCAAGGAGGTATTCGTGTTCGTGGACAACTGCGTGTTCTGCATGATTGCCGCAGGTGAGATGGGCGCCCAGAAGGTCCTCGAGGACGACGAGATCATCGCGTTCGATGACATCGCTCCGCAGGCCCCGGTGCACACTCTGATAATCCCGAAGGCGCACTACGGGCATATCGGTGACAACGTGCCGGTGGCAACCATGGCCGCGCTTTTCGCTGCGATTCCCAAGATCGCCGAGATGAAAGGGGTTGCGTCGTCAGGCTATCGCGTGATCGTCAACAACGGCCGGGACGCGAACCAGACTGTCGGGCACCTGCACGTGCACGTGCTCGGGGGTCGGGGTATGAGCCATGGCATGGTCAACTTCGTAGAGTAG
- a CDS encoding zinc metallopeptidase produces the protein MLSSYWGIMIVAVVLGLATQWWVNSSFRRYSAVPLATGQSGAEVARAMLASNGLHEVAIEQVEGALTDHYDPRARVLRLSSAVYQGRSVASAGVASHEAGHAVQHAQAFAFAQVRQALVPAAQLGSRLAFPLIMGGLFLRFSDLITVGIALFAAAVLFQLVTLPVEIDASRRALASLKTGGILPDEQVSGARTVLSAAALTYLAATLVAVLQLVYFLGLSRR, from the coding sequence ATGCTTTCCTCGTACTGGGGAATCATGATCGTCGCTGTGGTACTCGGGTTGGCGACGCAGTGGTGGGTCAATTCGTCATTTCGGCGCTATAGCGCTGTGCCTCTGGCGACCGGGCAATCCGGTGCCGAGGTCGCCCGCGCGATGCTGGCGAGCAACGGGCTGCACGAAGTTGCCATCGAGCAGGTCGAGGGGGCGCTGACCGACCACTACGACCCGCGCGCCCGTGTGCTGCGCTTGTCCTCGGCTGTGTACCAGGGGCGAAGCGTGGCCTCAGCGGGCGTCGCCTCTCATGAAGCGGGTCACGCCGTTCAGCACGCGCAGGCATTCGCGTTCGCGCAGGTGCGGCAGGCGCTTGTGCCCGCCGCCCAGCTTGGATCGCGACTTGCGTTCCCACTGATCATGGGCGGGCTGTTCCTACGGTTCAGCGACCTCATCACGGTGGGTATTGCGCTATTTGCCGCCGCCGTACTCTTTCAGCTGGTCACGCTTCCCGTTGAGATCGACGCGTCGCGTCGCGCTCTGGCCTCCCTGAAGACCGGCGGCATTCTGCCGGACGAGCAGGTGTCCGGCGCGAGGACCGTCCTTTCTGCTGCAGCGTTGACCTATCTTGCGGCAACGCTGGTGGCGGTGCTCCAGCTCGTGTACTTCCTCGGCCTGTCCAGGCGATAG
- a CDS encoding DegV family protein, which translates to MREIAIVTDSTSDLPRSLYEEHGITVVPLALTIDGETFTDGDLSQEEFFRRMNAAKELPTTSQPSPGIFVEAYARVLETARSVISVHISSDLSGTFESATQAAREFPGRVHLVDSRNLSMALGLQVIEAARAVARGLSVDEVVAHVENARDRVQLLVGVDKLDNLAKGGRIGRVGAFIGGMLNLRVLFTVADGVFDPVGRIRGAQTALNRTLEWVGERMGNATGGKFCVLHAMSLERAEWLRDQLTSRYLATDMYVVETGTVISTHTGTGWGVAFIPEE; encoded by the coding sequence ATGAGAGAGATCGCGATCGTCACGGACAGTACGTCCGACCTGCCGAGGAGTCTGTACGAGGAGCATGGCATCACCGTGGTTCCACTGGCTTTGACGATAGACGGGGAGACCTTCACCGACGGCGATCTGTCTCAAGAGGAGTTCTTCCGCCGTATGAACGCCGCGAAAGAGCTTCCCACGACGTCCCAGCCGTCGCCGGGCATCTTCGTGGAGGCATACGCGCGCGTGCTCGAGACCGCGCGCAGCGTGATCTCGGTGCACATCTCATCAGATCTTTCCGGAACGTTCGAGTCGGCTACTCAAGCGGCTCGCGAGTTCCCGGGACGCGTGCACCTGGTGGACTCCCGCAACCTCTCGATGGCCCTGGGTCTGCAGGTCATCGAAGCAGCGCGCGCGGTAGCCCGGGGTCTGTCGGTTGATGAGGTTGTTGCGCATGTCGAGAACGCCAGGGACAGAGTCCAGCTCCTTGTGGGCGTCGACAAGCTCGACAATCTCGCGAAAGGCGGCCGAATCGGCCGCGTGGGCGCGTTCATTGGTGGCATGCTGAACCTGCGCGTGCTGTTCACAGTCGCCGACGGGGTGTTCGATCCGGTCGGACGCATCCGTGGCGCGCAGACAGCCCTCAATCGCACTCTTGAGTGGGTTGGCGAGCGCATGGGCAACGCTACGGGGGGCAAGTTCTGCGTTCTTCACGCCATGTCGCTCGAGCGCGCTGAGTGGTTGCGCGATCAGCTCACCAGCCGATACTTGGCCACCGACATGTACGTCGTCGAGACAGGAACGGTCATCTCCACCCATACCGGCACCGGCTGGGGCGTAGCATTCATTCCCGAGGAATAG
- a CDS encoding diacylglycerol kinase family protein, protein MRVLLIVNLKSGQGDAGIYDFARELGRHGTEIVVRFVGRKQTLASMLADAKEFDRVVAAGGDGTVSGIAYALRGSGVPIVAYPAGTANLTALNLRIPLDPIDLAAITLRGAIRSFDLGEISCPSQADGCVPTLATTPPDTKAQGFVVAAGIGFDAKIMEGAHELKSSIGAAAYLVAALQNLAPIVSKFHLKLDDRVVDTEGIAVLVVNFARLQFDISITHDSDPSDGVFEIVVLRTRNAIELLPAVWAAVLDRTTGIQVGSPGLEIYSARDIIMSSDPPLPLQHDGETAAPVSPIHVRVLHRAATFVVPEE, encoded by the coding sequence ATGCGGGTTCTCCTGATAGTCAACCTCAAGTCTGGCCAAGGAGACGCAGGCATCTACGACTTCGCCCGCGAGCTCGGCAGGCACGGCACGGAGATCGTCGTCAGGTTCGTCGGCCGTAAGCAGACCCTCGCGTCGATGCTCGCCGATGCCAAGGAGTTCGACCGCGTCGTGGCCGCTGGCGGGGACGGCACCGTATCGGGCATTGCGTACGCACTGCGCGGCAGCGGCGTGCCTATCGTTGCGTATCCCGCTGGTACCGCAAACCTCACGGCCCTGAATCTGCGAATTCCGCTCGACCCGATCGATCTGGCCGCGATCACGCTGCGCGGCGCCATCCGATCGTTCGATCTCGGCGAGATCTCGTGCCCGTCCCAGGCGGACGGCTGCGTCCCCACACTCGCAACGACACCCCCGGACACGAAGGCTCAGGGGTTCGTCGTCGCTGCAGGGATAGGCTTCGACGCCAAGATCATGGAAGGGGCCCACGAGCTCAAGTCCTCGATCGGAGCTGCGGCCTACCTGGTTGCGGCGCTGCAGAACCTGGCACCCATCGTGTCGAAGTTCCACCTCAAACTCGACGACCGCGTCGTCGACACAGAAGGCATCGCGGTACTCGTAGTCAATTTCGCCAGACTTCAGTTCGACATATCGATCACGCACGACAGCGATCCCTCGGACGGTGTGTTCGAGATCGTGGTGCTGCGAACAAGGAACGCGATCGAGCTGCTCCCCGCAGTGTGGGCGGCCGTCCTCGACCGCACCACAGGAATACAGGTCGGCTCACCGGGGCTGGAGATCTACTCCGCCCGCGACATCATCATGTCCTCCGACCCCCCGTTGCCGCTGCAGCACGACGGGGAGACGGCCGCGCCCGTCTCACCCATTCATGTCCGCGTGCTCCACCGGGCCGCGACGTTCGTGGTCCCTGAGGAGTAG
- the hemE gene encoding uroporphyrinogen decarboxylase, with product MAYNDLFLRACRREPIERTPIWMMRQAGRYMSEYRAIREKHGFLEMCKTPELAVEVTLQPVDLVGVDAAILFADILLPLEGMGLDLSFAKGEGPVIGNPVRSKADVDKLRVSDPIEHTGYVMDAIRILRGELKDKVPLIGFAGAPFTLASYMIEGGSTRAYINCKTLMWQDPQAWDALMTVTTDTVIAYLLAQIEAGAQAVQVFDSWVGYLSPSDYERSVLPHTTRVIAEVGKTGVPVINFANNATAMLDLVTQAGGDVIGLDWRIDIGKAMDLVGDGFAVQGNLDPMTLFAPVEVIEAKAVEILEAVGTRPGHIFNLGHGIHKDTDPDHARVLVQAVHEHSARIRAVGAR from the coding sequence ATGGCCTACAACGACCTCTTCTTGCGAGCTTGTCGGCGGGAGCCGATTGAGCGCACCCCGATCTGGATGATGCGCCAGGCTGGCCGCTACATGTCCGAGTACCGCGCCATCCGCGAGAAGCACGGCTTCCTCGAGATGTGCAAGACGCCCGAGCTGGCTGTCGAAGTGACTCTGCAACCGGTGGATCTTGTGGGAGTAGACGCCGCGATCCTCTTCGCGGACATCCTGCTGCCCCTCGAGGGAATGGGCCTCGACCTCTCGTTCGCGAAAGGGGAAGGTCCCGTCATCGGCAACCCCGTACGCTCGAAGGCCGACGTGGACAAGCTGCGTGTCTCCGACCCCATCGAGCACACGGGCTACGTCATGGATGCGATTCGCATCTTGCGCGGGGAGCTGAAGGACAAGGTGCCGCTCATCGGCTTTGCCGGGGCGCCATTCACTCTCGCGTCGTACATGATCGAGGGTGGCTCTACGCGCGCCTACATCAACTGCAAGACCCTCATGTGGCAAGACCCACAGGCGTGGGACGCACTCATGACGGTCACGACCGACACGGTGATCGCATACCTGCTGGCGCAGATCGAAGCAGGAGCGCAGGCAGTCCAGGTCTTTGACTCCTGGGTCGGATACCTCTCACCGTCAGACTACGAGCGGTCAGTGCTTCCGCACACGACGCGAGTCATTGCCGAGGTAGGCAAGACCGGCGTTCCGGTCATCAACTTCGCGAACAACGCCACCGCGATGCTCGACCTCGTTACCCAGGCGGGTGGAGACGTCATAGGTCTGGACTGGCGCATCGACATCGGCAAGGCGATGGATCTGGTGGGTGACGGGTTTGCCGTACAAGGAAACCTGGATCCGATGACACTGTTCGCTCCGGTTGAAGTGATCGAGGCCAAGGCGGTCGAGATCCTTGAGGCGGTCGGAACACGACCCGGCCACATCTTCAACCTTGGCCACGGCATCCACAAGGACACCGACCCCGACCACGCCCGCGTCCTCGTGCAGGCCGTGCATGAGCACTCCGCCCGAATTCGCGCAGTCGGGGCGCGATAG
- a CDS encoding exodeoxyribonuclease VII small subunit: protein MEDNELRLPEEMAFGDALKELEQIVAALESGQLELEDSLDRYERGVSLLRALQAKLADAQQKVTMLLGQIEAEPTATE from the coding sequence ATGGAGGACAACGAGCTGCGCCTTCCCGAAGAGATGGCTTTTGGAGATGCACTGAAGGAACTTGAGCAGATCGTCGCGGCACTGGAGAGCGGGCAGTTGGAGCTCGAGGACAGTCTTGACCGGTACGAGAGAGGCGTCTCGCTCCTGCGCGCACTGCAGGCCAAGTTGGCCGATGCACAGCAGAAAGTGACGATGCTCCTTGGCCAGATAGAAGCCGAGCCGACGGCGACCGAGTAG
- the rnd gene encoding ribonuclease D: MYVSDGKAIRQFAKKIRGSEFITIDTEFMRERTYYARLCLIQVATDDVAAIIDPLVVDDLEPLFEILRDHGIVKVLHSGTQDLEIFHKLMGEVPAPVFDTQVAATLAGFPQQVGYGALVKEITGEVLDKSDTYTDWAKRPLSETQIEYALNDVRYLVPIYRTLRERLEDEGRLDWLEADFEWLEDPATYEIVPEEQWRRIKRISSLNRRQLGVLMTVTAWREREAQRRDIPRRWVVGDESLVEIARRAPRDASELQKIRGVGDKLGKGSHRSLIAAVTRGMELSEDKLPAFGPKRQRVRDIEGLVDLMAALVRIRAKEHKVAAPLLASRCELERLAAGEVEESPLLEGWRKSHIGDELLELLDGKISLTVVNGRLAIVGVATGKKE, encoded by the coding sequence GTGTACGTTTCGGACGGCAAGGCGATACGCCAGTTCGCGAAGAAGATTCGCGGATCGGAGTTCATTACCATCGACACGGAGTTTATGCGTGAGCGGACGTACTACGCGCGGCTGTGCCTGATCCAGGTCGCAACTGACGACGTCGCGGCGATCATCGACCCTCTTGTTGTCGATGATCTTGAGCCGCTCTTCGAGATACTGCGGGACCACGGTATCGTCAAGGTTCTTCACTCGGGCACCCAGGACCTCGAGATATTCCACAAGCTCATGGGTGAGGTGCCTGCGCCGGTGTTCGACACGCAGGTCGCCGCGACGCTTGCAGGCTTCCCGCAGCAGGTCGGCTATGGCGCTCTTGTCAAGGAGATCACCGGGGAGGTTCTCGACAAGTCCGACACGTACACGGACTGGGCCAAGCGTCCGCTGTCGGAGACACAGATCGAGTACGCCCTGAACGACGTGCGGTATCTCGTGCCGATCTACCGGACTTTGCGGGAGCGCCTGGAGGACGAGGGGCGGCTTGACTGGCTCGAAGCAGACTTCGAGTGGCTGGAGGATCCCGCGACGTACGAGATCGTGCCCGAGGAGCAATGGCGACGGATCAAACGCATATCGAGTCTCAATCGGCGTCAGCTCGGTGTGCTGATGACTGTGACGGCGTGGAGAGAGCGCGAGGCTCAGCGACGCGATATTCCGCGACGGTGGGTCGTAGGAGATGAAAGTCTTGTGGAGATCGCGCGGCGCGCCCCGCGTGACGCAAGCGAGCTGCAGAAGATCCGAGGTGTGGGCGACAAGCTCGGCAAGGGTTCACACAGGTCACTGATCGCCGCCGTGACCAGGGGTATGGAGCTTTCCGAGGACAAACTCCCGGCATTCGGACCCAAGCGACAGCGCGTTCGCGATATCGAGGGGCTCGTGGACCTGATGGCCGCTCTCGTTCGCATCAGGGCCAAGGAGCACAAGGTGGCGGCTCCTTTGCTAGCGTCCAGGTGTGAACTCGAGCGCTTGGCCGCCGGCGAAGTCGAAGAGAGTCCGCTTCTGGAGGGCTGGCGCAAGTCGCATATCGGGGACGAGTTGCTTGAGCTGTTGGATGGGAAGATATCTCTCACAGTAGTCAACGGCCGGCTCGCCATTGTTGGCGTTGCGACCGGCAAGAAGGAGTAG
- the acs gene encoding acetate--CoA ligase translates to MTEKSNAIESMQKELRVVDPPQWVKDRAHISSMEEYEAMYNRSVEDPEGFWAEMAEEYLYWHKKWDKVVEWEFDTPKVEWFKGGKTNVAYNCIDRHLTTWRRNKAAIIWESDEGRTKMYTYQSLYYRVCRFANVLKKHGIKKGDRVAIYMPMIPELAIAMLACARIGAIHSIVFGGFSAQALRERIQDCEARMLVTADEGIRGGRVVPLKAMADEALLECPTIESVIVVSRAQTRVDMEPGRDYWYHEEVRDAAIKQHCDIEWMDAEDPLFILYTSGSTGKPKGVLHTTAGYLLFTTLSFKYTFDYHDEDVYWCTADIGWVTGHSYIVYGPLSLGATSLMFEGVPTYPDAGRFWQVVEKHGVNQFYTAPTAIRALMKSGEEWPAKYDLSSLRVLGTVGEPINPEAWMWYHKNIGHENVPIVDTYWQTETGGHMITNLPGATPQKPGSATRPFFGVQPVILNEDKTETPVGSGGRLCIKYPWPGMLRGMWGDDENARVKEVYFTTFPGNYFTGDGARKDEDGYYWLLGRVDDVINVSGHRMGTAEVESALVSHASVAEAAVVGFPHDIKGEGNYAYVILKTGQDATADLVKQLAGHVRQEIGPIATPDQIHLVPELPKTRSGKIMRRILRKIAAGETDMSAFGDISTLADPSIVKIIVETRPGG, encoded by the coding sequence ATGACTGAAAAGTCCAACGCGATCGAGTCCATGCAGAAGGAACTGCGTGTTGTCGACCCCCCTCAGTGGGTCAAGGACCGGGCACACATCAGCTCGATGGAAGAGTACGAAGCCATGTACAACCGGTCCGTCGAGGACCCGGAGGGATTCTGGGCCGAGATGGCCGAGGAGTACCTGTACTGGCACAAGAAGTGGGACAAGGTCGTCGAGTGGGAGTTCGATACCCCCAAGGTCGAGTGGTTCAAGGGCGGCAAGACCAACGTCGCATACAACTGCATCGACCGTCATCTCACGACATGGCGCCGCAACAAAGCGGCCATCATCTGGGAGTCCGACGAGGGTCGCACGAAGATGTACACCTACCAGTCGCTCTACTACAGGGTGTGCCGTTTCGCGAATGTCCTCAAGAAGCATGGCATCAAGAAGGGCGACCGTGTCGCCATCTACATGCCCATGATCCCCGAGTTGGCCATCGCGATGCTCGCGTGCGCCCGCATAGGCGCTATCCACTCGATCGTGTTCGGCGGATTCTCGGCACAGGCCTTGCGCGAACGCATCCAGGACTGCGAGGCCCGCATGCTCGTGACGGCTGACGAGGGTATTCGCGGCGGCCGCGTTGTCCCGCTGAAGGCTATGGCCGATGAGGCGTTGCTCGAGTGCCCGACTATCGAGTCTGTCATCGTAGTCTCCCGCGCGCAGACGCGCGTCGACATGGAGCCTGGCCGCGACTACTGGTATCACGAGGAAGTCCGTGACGCCGCAATCAAGCAGCACTGCGACATCGAATGGATGGATGCCGAGGACCCGCTGTTCATTCTCTATACCTCCGGCTCGACCGGCAAGCCGAAGGGTGTGCTCCACACGACCGCAGGTTACCTGCTCTTCACCACCCTGAGCTTCAAGTACACATTCGACTACCACGACGAGGACGTGTACTGGTGCACCGCGGACATCGGTTGGGTCACCGGGCACAGCTACATCGTGTACGGGCCACTGTCCCTTGGCGCAACATCGCTGATGTTCGAGGGTGTACCGACCTATCCGGATGCAGGTCGCTTCTGGCAGGTCGTCGAGAAGCACGGCGTGAACCAGTTCTACACCGCGCCGACTGCGATTCGCGCTCTCATGAAGTCGGGCGAGGAGTGGCCGGCCAAGTACGACCTCTCCAGCCTTCGAGTCCTCGGCACGGTCGGCGAGCCGATCAACCCCGAGGCATGGATGTGGTACCACAAGAACATCGGTCACGAGAACGTGCCCATCGTGGACACGTATTGGCAGACTGAGACCGGCGGCCACATGATCACCAACCTGCCGGGCGCGACTCCGCAGAAGCCGGGCTCCGCCACTCGCCCGTTCTTCGGCGTCCAGCCGGTCATCCTCAACGAGGACAAGACGGAAACGCCGGTCGGCTCCGGAGGACGCTTGTGCATCAAGTACCCATGGCCGGGCATGCTGCGCGGCATGTGGGGCGACGATGAGAACGCGCGCGTGAAGGAAGTCTACTTCACGACGTTCCCCGGCAACTACTTCACGGGTGACGGTGCGCGGAAGGACGAAGACGGCTACTACTGGCTCCTTGGCCGCGTCGATGATGTCATCAACGTCTCGGGCCACCGCATGGGTACCGCGGAAGTCGAGAGCGCACTCGTGAGCCACGCCTCGGTCGCCGAGGCCGCTGTCGTGGGCTTCCCGCACGACATCAAGGGCGAGGGCAACTATGCCTACGTCATTCTCAAGACCGGTCAGGATGCCACCGCCGATCTCGTGAAGCAGCTCGCCGGTCATGTGCGCCAGGAGATCGGGCCGATTGCGACTCCGGACCAGATCCACCTGGTTCCCGAGTTGCCCAAGACCCGTTCCGGCAAGATCATGCGTCGTATCCTGCGCAAGATCGCCGCAGGTGAGACGGATATGAGCGCGTTTGGCGATATATCGACGCTTGCCGATCCTTCCATCGTTAAGATCATTGTCGAGACACGTCCCGGCGGATAG
- the xseA gene encoding exodeoxyribonuclease VII large subunit: MSVATGRMLGDVVRGEVVGVAEERALSVTEAMSAAKRALESVTVRVVGEVSEFNDKPGYKAAYFTVCDEGAAMPCMMWRDAYVASGVAMKCGVLVEMTGTFSAYVPKGRMQFMVKRLVLAGEGVLRMQVAALARRLEVEGLMRPDRKRPVPEYPRRIAVVTSPRGKAIHDVIRTLRRRYPIAELLVAGVAVEGSDAPGEIVEGLRVAAEAGPDVVLLVRGGGSYEDLMPFNHEDVARAVATSPVPVITGIGHEPDTSIADMVADLQASTPTAAAEAAAPSVGELRGRVDKASRLLGGALQHRVQAAEHRVRRLLERPVFSDRSALVGSASQALDLAAIALNRAIPERLRRDGERLEYVRTSMLRIGPRVQERAEDAVARAATRLDDLSPLKILGRGYAVCFGPDGRTVVTSQNQVAVGDSVDVRISDGTIGCVVETKEKGS; the protein is encoded by the coding sequence GTGTCGGTGGCGACTGGTAGAATGCTCGGTGATGTCGTTCGGGGAGAGGTCGTCGGCGTGGCCGAGGAGCGTGCACTGTCTGTCACAGAGGCTATGTCCGCAGCCAAACGCGCGCTCGAGTCCGTGACTGTGCGTGTGGTTGGCGAGGTCTCGGAGTTCAACGACAAGCCCGGCTATAAGGCCGCGTACTTCACGGTCTGCGACGAAGGCGCCGCGATGCCCTGCATGATGTGGCGCGATGCGTACGTGGCCTCCGGTGTTGCCATGAAGTGCGGCGTGCTCGTCGAGATGACTGGAACCTTCTCCGCATACGTGCCCAAGGGGCGGATGCAGTTCATGGTGAAACGCCTCGTTCTCGCTGGCGAAGGCGTGTTGCGGATGCAGGTCGCGGCTCTTGCAAGGCGACTCGAGGTCGAGGGGCTGATGCGCCCGGACCGGAAGCGCCCGGTACCTGAATATCCCCGGCGTATCGCGGTTGTGACTTCCCCACGCGGCAAGGCCATTCATGATGTCATTCGGACTCTCCGGAGACGCTATCCGATTGCCGAACTCCTGGTGGCAGGGGTTGCGGTTGAGGGCTCAGATGCGCCCGGGGAGATCGTGGAGGGGCTACGAGTTGCCGCCGAGGCGGGACCCGATGTAGTGCTCCTTGTGCGTGGAGGCGGCAGCTACGAGGACCTGATGCCGTTCAACCACGAGGACGTGGCCCGCGCAGTGGCGACGAGCCCGGTTCCAGTCATCACGGGAATCGGCCACGAACCCGACACGTCCATCGCCGACATGGTGGCGGACTTGCAGGCATCTACCCCGACCGCAGCTGCCGAGGCGGCGGCTCCGTCCGTCGGTGAGTTGCGTGGTCGCGTGGACAAGGCGTCTCGACTGCTGGGTGGGGCACTCCAGCATCGTGTCCAGGCCGCCGAACACCGCGTTCGCAGATTGCTGGAGCGTCCGGTCTTCTCAGACCGCTCTGCGCTGGTGGGGTCTGCGTCTCAGGCGCTGGATCTGGCGGCGATCGCGCTCAACCGGGCGATTCCAGAGCGTTTGCGGCGCGACGGCGAGCGTCTTGAGTACGTTCGTACGTCCATGCTACGAATCGGACCGCGCGTCCAGGAGCGTGCCGAGGATGCCGTTGCGCGAGCGGCGACGCGTCTCGATGACTTGTCTCCGCTGAAGATCCTGGGCCGGGGGTATGCTGTCTGTTTCGGTCCGGACGGCCGCACGGTGGTCACTTCGCAGAATCAGGTCGCCGTTGGTGACAGCGTAGACGTACGGATATCGGACGGTACGATCGGGTGTGTCGTCGAAACGAAGGAGAAGGGGAGTTAG
- a CDS encoding ASKHA domain-containing protein, whose protein sequence is MATRRYPVKFEPADLTVWVDEGETVIDAARRAGVLVPSPCGGRGVCGKCAVRVLEGSPEPPGDIESRGLKLAPSGMRLACLARVAAPLVIKPLVNLQATTAQIGDAEEGELVASVDLGTSTVAAVVIGSTSGRELGRAVVPNSQQSYGADLVSRVSAAEEGHAEDLTRLAEESALEALSLACGHAGSCLSAIRRLVVAGNSVMAASLLGESLASFGVAPYRAPFEGIRALPEESRLRVRLAPGAETLVLPPVASFVGGDVTAGIVAAGLAQAEVTALYVDIGTNAEIMCVSPRRAVYASAAAGPAIEGFGISCGGPAADGGVVRVRESKSSLELTTVGGGDGMWLTGSGLASAIASLSRLGHVASDGAMVEEGPLASRFHLVGEVLGVDLGSESSQHPLTLLQTDIRAFQTAKAAIASGILAVTRAAQVRSRAIERFVVAGGLGEALDAEDLIQIGLLPGESAGRVEQVGNASLLGAAMVAVDPSLAELASTTTASGHHHSLAEDPFFAATFVGALALAPYTLKRGF, encoded by the coding sequence ATGGCCACACGGCGCTACCCCGTCAAGTTCGAGCCCGCTGACCTGACCGTCTGGGTGGACGAAGGCGAGACAGTCATTGACGCCGCGCGTCGCGCAGGCGTCCTCGTCCCGTCACCATGTGGCGGACGGGGAGTGTGCGGGAAGTGCGCCGTGCGGGTCCTTGAAGGGTCTCCGGAGCCCCCCGGGGATATCGAGAGTCGCGGACTCAAGCTGGCGCCGTCCGGAATGCGGCTCGCATGTCTGGCGCGCGTTGCAGCCCCACTCGTCATCAAGCCGCTCGTGAACCTTCAGGCAACAACCGCCCAGATCGGCGATGCCGAAGAAGGCGAACTCGTCGCCTCGGTCGATCTCGGAACGAGCACCGTTGCCGCCGTGGTGATCGGTTCGACGTCCGGGAGGGAGCTAGGGCGGGCTGTTGTGCCGAACTCCCAGCAGTCCTACGGTGCGGATCTCGTCTCGCGCGTGTCGGCTGCGGAGGAGGGGCACGCGGAAGACCTCACGCGACTCGCCGAGGAGTCAGCACTCGAGGCACTGTCTCTCGCATGCGGCCACGCCGGTTCTTGTTTGTCAGCGATCAGGCGGTTGGTGGTGGCGGGGAACAGCGTCATGGCCGCCTCGCTCTTGGGTGAGTCCCTCGCAAGCTTCGGGGTCGCGCCATATCGGGCGCCATTCGAAGGGATCAGGGCGCTTCCGGAAGAATCGCGTCTCAGGGTCCGATTGGCCCCCGGCGCAGAGACACTCGTTCTTCCGCCGGTAGCCTCTTTCGTCGGAGGTGATGTCACCGCAGGCATCGTGGCCGCGGGGCTTGCCCAGGCTGAAGTGACGGCGCTCTACGTCGATATCGGTACGAACGCCGAGATCATGTGCGTTTCGCCGAGGAGGGCGGTCTATGCGTCGGCTGCTGCGGGTCCCGCGATTGAGGGATTCGGCATCTCCTGCGGCGGTCCTGCAGCCGACGGTGGCGTCGTGAGGGTTCGCGAATCAAAGTCGTCACTCGAGCTGACTACCGTGGGCGGGGGAGACGGGATGTGGCTCACGGGCTCGGGGCTTGCGAGTGCTATCGCCTCGCTCTCGCGACTTGGCCATGTCGCATCCGATGGTGCGATGGTCGAGGAAGGCCCACTTGCCTCCCGGTTCCACCTGGTGGGCGAAGTCCTCGGCGTCGATCTCGGTTCTGAATCGTCCCAACACCCCCTCACGCTCCTGCAGACGGACATCCGGGCGTTCCAGACGGCCAAGGCGGCAATCGCGTCGGGGATTCTCGCTGTTACGCGCGCGGCCCAGGTGAGATCGCGCGCAATCGAGCGATTCGTTGTCGCCGGAGGGCTCGGAGAGGCGCTCGATGCCGAGGATCTGATCCAGATCGGGCTGCTCCCGGGCGAGTCTGCCGGAAGGGTAGAACAGGTGGGCAATGCATCACTGCTGGGGGCGGCGATGGTAGCGGTGGATCCTTCGCTCGCGGAGCTGGCGTCTACCACGACAGCCTCAGGGCATCACCATTCCTTGGCCGAGGACCCCTTCTTCGCAGCCACGTTCGTGGGTGCTCTCGCGCTCGCACCGTACACGCTGAAGCGCGGTTTCTGA